A single window of Hippocampus zosterae strain Florida chromosome 15, ASM2543408v3, whole genome shotgun sequence DNA harbors:
- the ticam1 gene encoding TIR domain-containing adapter molecule 1 isoform X1, whose product MYREKLHFGNRAPHSRPNTEAHHVGRLHFLQLNMETNDSYGKLKMSQEEQCEGTGLKDVYDILTRVPPEQVLSLTFQLGESPEDHIIDALCLIILRKEEKALDKLHTLVDSELAKLLAELWTKSGCQLEGFAERCGQSLDLTGESLAALARIFKILSEHGMCDQLLRNLAYKRALSGGGGGSQNHEELLYDQLKEEAKDVCGPQLAVWMRSPGNLKSGSYDTPDSQVEGITTLVRSLPSTLQSSCSELSYPTHLEISLPPTIPYQGDTLTPEASGSHEQSPIDRQDDSHSPERSHLVESQPTSSEAPGPERSKTDAASGTERGKHRDGGFDVIRPCPRSVTPTTGSKPSPPFWTNHVPPRRTVSAGAHFSQCGEEEDEVTFYSFVILHAPEDGELAESMKEKLESIISSKGATFSDDFAVPGKSTLRCIEDAINNSAFTILLLTQNFNTRMLEVKTNSALINSINKQHKYNTVIPLLPKDNPMPRHRMPIVLQTIVSLEENKSFESKIKKALSPAKINRQRSIWSEEQSTTHQRRPPRGCDAAHVRENRNFLGSVDFSSVPSALLQHPNIHIENASYVMIGNDSQMTVDYCGVKESDRNVREGKK is encoded by the exons ATGTACAG GGAAAAGCTGCATTTTGGAAACCGTGCACCACACTCAAGGCCTAACACGGAAGCTCATCATGTTGGACGATTGCATTTTCTCCAGTTAAATATGGAGACAAACGACTCATACggcaaactcaaaatgagtcagGAGGAACAATGCGAAGGGACCGGCCTGAAGGATGTCTACGACATACTAACCAGAGTCCCACCGGAGCAAGTGCTTAGCCTCACATTCCAGCTCGGCGAGTCTCCTGAAGATCATATCATAGATGCTTTGTGTCTGATTATTCTACGTAAGGAGGAAAAAGCCCTGGACAAACTCCATACACTGGTGGACAGTGAACTCGCCAAGCTTCTGGCGGAACTATGGACTAAGAGCGGGTGTCAATTAGAAGGATTTGCGGAGCgttgcggtcaatctctggatTTGACGGGAGAATCTTTGGCAGCGCTGGCTCGCATTTTCAAAATTCTGTCCGAGCACGGAATGTGTGATCAACTTTTAAGGAATCTGGCATACAAGAGGGCcctcagcggcggcggcggtggcagtCAAAATCATGAGGAATTGTTGTATGATCAACTCAAGGAGGAAGCCAAAGATGTGTGTGGGCCTCAGCTAGCGGTGTGGATGCGTTCCCCCGGAAATCTCAAGTCGGGTTCTTACGATACCCCCGACAGCCAAGTCGAAGGCATTACAACACTGGTTCGAAGTCTTCCCAGCACGCTGCAGTCAAGCTGCTCTGAGCTATCGTATCCCACACATCTGGAGATCAGCCTGCCTCCAACGATCCCGTACCAGGGAGACACGCTAACCCCGGAAGCATCCGGAAGCCACGAACAAAGCCCGATTGACAGGCAAGACGACAGTCATTCCCCGGAGCGATCTCACCTTGTGGAATCGCAGCCGACGTCAAGTGAAGCTCCCGGACCGGAACGGTCAAAGACGGATGCGGCGTCCGGAACAGAGCGCGGAAAGCATCGGGACGGGGGGTTCGACGTGATACGACCTTGTCCCCGAAGCGTCACGCCAACTACAGGATCGAAACCTTCGCCGCCATTTTGGACAAACCACGTCCCCCCAAGACGAACGGTCTCCGCAGGGGCCCATTTCAGTCAATGTggagaagaagaggatgagGTCACGTTTTATTCCTTTGTCATCCTTCATGCTCCGGAAGATGGTGAGCTAGCTGAAAGCATGAAGGAAAAACTGGAGAGCATTATCAGTAGTAAGGGCGCGACCTTCTCTGATGACTTTGCCGTACCTGGTAAGAGCACCTTAAGGTGCATCGAGGACGCCATCAACAACTCGGCTTTTACTATTCTGCTGCTCACCCAGAACTTCAACACGCGCATGTTGGAGGTGAAGACCAACTCGGCCCTGATCAACTCCATTAATAAGCAACACAAATACAACACCGTTATACCTTTGCTACCTAAGGACAACCCCATGCCCAGGCACCGCATGCCTATCGTGCTGCAGACCATCGTTTCGCTGGAGGAGAACAAAAGCTTTGAGAGCAAAATCAAAAAGGCTTTATCGCCGGCAAAAATTAATCGGCAGAGAAGCATTTGGTCGGAAGAGCAGAGCACAACACATCAAAGGCGACCGCCCCGAGGGTGTGATGCGGCACACGTGCGGGAAAATCGCAACTTCCTGGGCTCGGTGGACTTTTCCAGCGTGCCATCGGCTTTGCTGCAGCATCCTAACATTCATATTGAAAATGCGAGCTATGTTATGATCGGCAACGACTCTCAAATGACTGTGGATTACTGTGGCGTGAAAGAGAGCGATCGCAATGTTAGAGAAGGCAAGAAATAA
- the ticam1 gene encoding TIR domain-containing adapter molecule 1 isoform X2, translating to METNDSYGKLKMSQEEQCEGTGLKDVYDILTRVPPEQVLSLTFQLGESPEDHIIDALCLIILRKEEKALDKLHTLVDSELAKLLAELWTKSGCQLEGFAERCGQSLDLTGESLAALARIFKILSEHGMCDQLLRNLAYKRALSGGGGGSQNHEELLYDQLKEEAKDVCGPQLAVWMRSPGNLKSGSYDTPDSQVEGITTLVRSLPSTLQSSCSELSYPTHLEISLPPTIPYQGDTLTPEASGSHEQSPIDRQDDSHSPERSHLVESQPTSSEAPGPERSKTDAASGTERGKHRDGGFDVIRPCPRSVTPTTGSKPSPPFWTNHVPPRRTVSAGAHFSQCGEEEDEVTFYSFVILHAPEDGELAESMKEKLESIISSKGATFSDDFAVPGKSTLRCIEDAINNSAFTILLLTQNFNTRMLEVKTNSALINSINKQHKYNTVIPLLPKDNPMPRHRMPIVLQTIVSLEENKSFESKIKKALSPAKINRQRSIWSEEQSTTHQRRPPRGCDAAHVRENRNFLGSVDFSSVPSALLQHPNIHIENASYVMIGNDSQMTVDYCGVKESDRNVREGKK from the coding sequence ATGGAGACAAACGACTCATACggcaaactcaaaatgagtcagGAGGAACAATGCGAAGGGACCGGCCTGAAGGATGTCTACGACATACTAACCAGAGTCCCACCGGAGCAAGTGCTTAGCCTCACATTCCAGCTCGGCGAGTCTCCTGAAGATCATATCATAGATGCTTTGTGTCTGATTATTCTACGTAAGGAGGAAAAAGCCCTGGACAAACTCCATACACTGGTGGACAGTGAACTCGCCAAGCTTCTGGCGGAACTATGGACTAAGAGCGGGTGTCAATTAGAAGGATTTGCGGAGCgttgcggtcaatctctggatTTGACGGGAGAATCTTTGGCAGCGCTGGCTCGCATTTTCAAAATTCTGTCCGAGCACGGAATGTGTGATCAACTTTTAAGGAATCTGGCATACAAGAGGGCcctcagcggcggcggcggtggcagtCAAAATCATGAGGAATTGTTGTATGATCAACTCAAGGAGGAAGCCAAAGATGTGTGTGGGCCTCAGCTAGCGGTGTGGATGCGTTCCCCCGGAAATCTCAAGTCGGGTTCTTACGATACCCCCGACAGCCAAGTCGAAGGCATTACAACACTGGTTCGAAGTCTTCCCAGCACGCTGCAGTCAAGCTGCTCTGAGCTATCGTATCCCACACATCTGGAGATCAGCCTGCCTCCAACGATCCCGTACCAGGGAGACACGCTAACCCCGGAAGCATCCGGAAGCCACGAACAAAGCCCGATTGACAGGCAAGACGACAGTCATTCCCCGGAGCGATCTCACCTTGTGGAATCGCAGCCGACGTCAAGTGAAGCTCCCGGACCGGAACGGTCAAAGACGGATGCGGCGTCCGGAACAGAGCGCGGAAAGCATCGGGACGGGGGGTTCGACGTGATACGACCTTGTCCCCGAAGCGTCACGCCAACTACAGGATCGAAACCTTCGCCGCCATTTTGGACAAACCACGTCCCCCCAAGACGAACGGTCTCCGCAGGGGCCCATTTCAGTCAATGTggagaagaagaggatgagGTCACGTTTTATTCCTTTGTCATCCTTCATGCTCCGGAAGATGGTGAGCTAGCTGAAAGCATGAAGGAAAAACTGGAGAGCATTATCAGTAGTAAGGGCGCGACCTTCTCTGATGACTTTGCCGTACCTGGTAAGAGCACCTTAAGGTGCATCGAGGACGCCATCAACAACTCGGCTTTTACTATTCTGCTGCTCACCCAGAACTTCAACACGCGCATGTTGGAGGTGAAGACCAACTCGGCCCTGATCAACTCCATTAATAAGCAACACAAATACAACACCGTTATACCTTTGCTACCTAAGGACAACCCCATGCCCAGGCACCGCATGCCTATCGTGCTGCAGACCATCGTTTCGCTGGAGGAGAACAAAAGCTTTGAGAGCAAAATCAAAAAGGCTTTATCGCCGGCAAAAATTAATCGGCAGAGAAGCATTTGGTCGGAAGAGCAGAGCACAACACATCAAAGGCGACCGCCCCGAGGGTGTGATGCGGCACACGTGCGGGAAAATCGCAACTTCCTGGGCTCGGTGGACTTTTCCAGCGTGCCATCGGCTTTGCTGCAGCATCCTAACATTCATATTGAAAATGCGAGCTATGTTATGATCGGCAACGACTCTCAAATGACTGTGGATTACTGTGGCGTGAAAGAGAGCGATCGCAATGTTAGAGAAGGCAAGAAATAA